The DNA sequence CCAAATGGAGCATGGAGTGCGCACGCACGTCGTGCCGATGGAGGAAGAGCGGCTCCGGCGTCTGGCTCGTCGTATGGGATATGCGGATTCGCGAGCGCTGTTGGATGATCTGGAGCGGCATCGTCGACAGGTCGTGGAGATCTTCGAGCGCGTCTTCCGTGAGAAAGCCCCACTGGGGCGCGCGCCGCATCCGACTCGCGCGGTGGTCGGGACGCCGTCGTCCTTGGAAGCCCTGGTGGCGACTGTGGAACGAAGCCTTGGGCGTTCGTCCCCATCGTTGACTGTGACGAAATCGCAGATCGTCCAGGGATTGGAACGAGCGCTCAATCCGAAACGGGCCGTCGTGAACTTCAGCGCGTGGATCGCTGAGCTGGAGGCGTTTGAGCGCCATCGGGATCCGGCGCGCTCGTCGAACGCCAGTCGAACGGAGGCGAGGTCTTGGCTGGGCGCAGAGTTGCCCCGACTGCTCGGATTCTTCGGCACGAGCGATTTCCTCTCGCACATGGCAATTCGGCGACCCGTGCTCCTTGCGAGCATCGCGAGCGCGACGGATACCTTGGGAGCGGCCGACTGCGCCGGATATGCGCATCGCCTCAGGAGGGGGGTAACGTCGGAAGGTGACGGAGATGACCTGGCGCGCTCCATGAACGCATTGCGTCGAGCCTGGACCGAGGAGCTTCTCCGCATCGGGTATGCGGACGTCGCGCATCGGGCGCCGTTGCGCCAGGTTAATGCGTGGCAAACGGCGCTGGCCTCGGCCGCGCTTGAAGTCGCCAGCGAGTTAGCGCTCGCGGCGTTGCGGCGGAAGTACGGCGTGGGGGAAGGGCCAGCGATCTTCGCTATCCTCGGTTTGGGACGGTTGGGCCATAACGGCGTGGATTATGGTTCGGATCTGGACGTGCTCGTCGTCTACGATGATCGCATGGGGAGTCCACTCGCTCGACTCTCCGCGCAGGAGGCCTATAGTCACTTGGTGGAGCTCCTGATCCACATCCTCTCGACGATCACGCACGAGGGATATCTCTATCGCGTGGACGTGCGGCTGCGGCCAGGCGGGAGCGCGACGCCGCTGGCGCTGAGTCGTTCGGCCTTTTGCGACTATCTGAGGACGAAGGCGGTCGTATGGGAGCGGCTCGCATATTTGAAAGCTTTCCCCGTCGCCGGAGATTCGGACTTCGGTCGGCGCCTTCACGCGGAGCTGCAGGCGCTCATCCTTCAGCCGCGGGTGGGGGAAGCCGAGACGCTCGCGCGCGATGTGCGTGAGATGCGGGATCGGATCGAGCGGGAGAAAGCGCGTCCCAGCTCGGCTCGGAATTTCAAATTCGGCCGCGGGGGGATGATGGACGTCTACTTCGCCACTCGCTATCTGCAGTTGCGGCATCACCTGCCTGAACCCGAGGAGCGCGGGACGCTCCCACTACTCGACTATCTGCGCGAGCAAGGCGTCCTCACGCCCGCGCAGTCCGAAAGCCTCTCCGCCGGATACCGGTTTCTTCGCCAACTCGATCACATCTTGCGCTTGTTGTTCGGGCGTCCTCGGCCCATTTTCCCCCTTCAGCGCGCGACGCTCGAAGAAGTGGTCAAGTGGCTCGGTTACGCCTCGCCAGAGGAATTGGAACGCGAACATCACGAGCATCGGCGGCGCATTCGCTCAGCGTATGAGGAGATCGTGCGATGACGCAAACGGAGGGGCCGAGGGGTGGAGGCGGGGGAAAAACGACCCGGCCCCTCCTTCGGGGAAAACTCGCACTAGAGGCTCGAGAAGAGCAAAGCGCGCTTCACTTCGGCGATGGCGCGGGTGACGTCAATCCCGCGTGGGCATGCCTCGACGCAGTTGAAGATCGTCCGGCAGCGCCAAACCCCCATGCGAGCGTTCAGAATGGCCAAACGTTCGGCTCCCCCGCGGTCTCGACTGTCGAAGATGAACCGATGAGCATTCACGATCGCCGCCGGGCCAATGTATTCACCATTGGCCCAGAACGATGGGCAGGAAGTCGTGCACGCCGCGCATAAGATGCATTTGGTCGTATCATCGAAGCGGGCGCGCTCCTCGGGCGATTGACGCCGCTCGGTCTCCGGCGGCGGTTCATCGTTGATGAGATAC is a window from the Blastocatellia bacterium genome containing:
- a CDS encoding succinate dehydrogenase iron-sulfur subunit produces the protein MRVMLKIKRFNPERDREPYWAEYEVEVEPVDRVLDALEYVKWHLDGTLTFRRSCAHGICGSDAMLINGRNRLACKVLVKELGARITVEPLRGFPVIKDLVVDMESFFAKYRAIKPYLINDEPPPETERRQSPEERARFDDTTKCILCAACTTSCPSFWANGEYIGPAAIVNAHRFIFDSRDRGGAERLAILNARMGVWRCRTIFNCVEACPRGIDVTRAIAEVKRALLFSSL